One Spinacia oleracea cultivar Varoflay chromosome 4, BTI_SOV_V1, whole genome shotgun sequence DNA segment encodes these proteins:
- the LOC110801913 gene encoding DNA damage-repair/toleration protein DRT100-like, whose protein sequence is MEVGFCFWAVVLTVITVVNACPPSDRAALLSIKAALHEPHLGIFNSWTGPDCCHGWYGVSCDPYIHRVADINLRGESEDPIFQRAHRVGYMTGSISPAICKLDRLSSLTIADWKGISGEIPKCITSLPFLRTLDLIGNRFTGRIPGDINRLKELTVLNLADNMLTGSIPPSIVKLTRLMHLDLRNNRLSGELPSEMGKLKMMSRALLSGNRLGGPVPVSLSNIYRLSDLDLSLNLLSGQIPDMFDKMPVLASLNLDGNMISGQIPRSLLNSGVSICNLSRNALEGRIPDVFGSKSYFTVLDLSHNRFSGPIPKSISLAAYIGHLDLSHNNLCGPIPGGAPYDHLEASSFVYNTCLCGKPLSKRC, encoded by the coding sequence ATGGAAGTTGGGTTTTGTTTCTGGGCAGTTGTACTGACAGTTATTACGGTTGTTAACGCCTGCCCGCCGTCAGACCGGGCAGCACTTCTGTCAATCAAAGCTGCCCTTCACGAACCGCATTTAGGCATTTTCAATTCCTGGACCGGACCGGATTGCTGTCACGGTTGGTACGGTGTGAGCTGTGATCCGTATATTCACCGGGTTGCCGACATTAACTTACGGGGCGAGTCTGAAGACCCGATCTTTCAACGGGCTCATCGGGTCGGGTACATGACCGGGTCAATTTCCCCAGCAATTTGCAAGTTAGACCGTCTCAGTAGCTTGACCATAGCTGACTGGAAAGGTATCTCAGGTGAGATTCCAAAGTGTATAACTTCACTCCCTTTTCTTCGGACCCTTGATTTAATCGGTAACCGGTTTACGGGTCGGATTCCGGGTGATATTAACCGGTTAAAGGAGCTCACGGTTCTTAATTTAGCTGATAATATGCTAACCGGGTCAATTCCTCCATCGATTGTCAAGTTGACCCGGTTGATGCATTTGGACTTGAGAAACAATAGGTTATCGGGTGAATTACCAAGTGAAATGGGTAAGCTTAAAATGATGAGTCGGGCTTTGTTGAGTGGAAACCGTCTTGGTGGGCCTGTACCCGTCTCATTATCCAATATCTATCGCCTTTCGGATTTGGATCTTTCGCTTAATCTGTTGTCGGGTCAAATACCCGATATGTTCGACAAGATGCCGGTATTAGCATCATTGAACCTTGATGGTAATATGATTTCGGGTCAAATACCAAGGAGTTTGTTGAATTCGGGTGTGAGTATTTGTAACTTGAGCCGGAATGCGTTGGAGGGTCGGATACCCGATGTTTTCGGTTCGAAGTCGTATTTTACGGTTTTGGATCTTTCTCACAACCGGTTTAGTGGGCCTATACCCAAGTCCATTTCCTTAGCCGCTTACATTGGGCATTTGGACTTGAGCCATAACAACCTATGTGGGCCTATACCCGGCGGAGCCCCGTATGATCACCTCGAAGCGTCGTCGTTTGTTTACAATACTTGTCTATGTGGCAAGCCACTTAGTAAAAGATGTTAA